A genomic segment from Holophagales bacterium encodes:
- a CDS encoding acyl-CoA thioesterase, with translation MNDGRSPAIRVTLMPKDTNAHGTIFGGVLLSYIDLAGAVAARAHCDYMVTVKMTEVVFHEPVFVGDLVSFYCEVTRIGRTSVTIKVTVEAQRARNPGAAVKVTEAEVVYVNVDEERRPTPITRREMAGA, from the coding sequence ATGAACGACGGACGCAGCCCCGCCATCCGGGTCACCCTCATGCCGAAGGACACGAACGCCCACGGCACGATCTTCGGAGGCGTCCTGCTCTCGTACATCGACCTCGCCGGCGCCGTTGCCGCCCGTGCCCACTGCGACTACATGGTGACCGTGAAGATGACCGAGGTCGTCTTTCACGAGCCGGTCTTCGTCGGCGACCTCGTCTCGTTCTACTGCGAGGTGACGCGCATCGGCAGGACGTCGGTCACGATCAAGGTCACCGTCGAGGCGCAGCGCGCACGGAACCCAGGCGCCGCGGTAAAGGTGACGGAAGCCGAGGTCGTCTACGTGAACGTCGACGAGGAGCGCCGGCCGACGCCGATCACGCGGCGGGAGATGGCGGGAGCGTAG